Proteins encoded by one window of Streptomyces sp. NBC_01571:
- a CDS encoding thioesterase family protein, with protein sequence MRHIYRCPLRWADMDAYGHVNNVVFLRYLEEARIDFLFRPEKDFQQGSVVARHEIDYKRQLVHRHTPVDIELWVTQIRAASFTIAYEVKDPDQIYVTASTVIVPFDFAQQRPRRITAQEREFLEEYRDDVDEAVAA encoded by the coding sequence TTGCGGCACATCTACCGCTGCCCGCTGCGCTGGGCGGACATGGACGCGTACGGCCACGTGAACAACGTGGTCTTCCTCCGGTACCTGGAGGAAGCCCGTATCGACTTCCTGTTCCGCCCGGAGAAGGACTTCCAGCAGGGATCCGTGGTGGCGCGCCACGAGATCGACTACAAGCGGCAGCTGGTCCACCGGCACACGCCGGTGGACATCGAGCTGTGGGTGACGCAGATACGAGCGGCGTCGTTCACGATCGCCTACGAGGTCAAGGACCCGGACCAGATCTACGTCACGGCCTCGACGGTGATCGTGCCGTTCGACTTCGCGCAGCAGCGTCCGCGCCGCATCACGGCGCAGGAGCGCGAGTTCCTCGAGGAGTACCGGGACGACGTGGACGAGGCCGTCGCGGCATGA
- the ettA gene encoding energy-dependent translational throttle protein EttA, translated as MAEFIYTMRKTRKAHGDKVILDDVTLSFLPGAKIGVVGPNGAGKSTVLKIMAGLEQPSNGDAFLSPGYSVGMLLQEPPLDESKTVLENVQDGAAEIMGKLKRFNEVAELMATDYSDALLDEMGKLQEDLDHANAWDLDAQLEQAMDALGCPPGDWPVTNLSGGEKRRVALCKLLIEAPDLLLLDEPTNHLDAESVQWLEQHLAKYPGTVVAVTHDRYFLDNVAGWILELDRGRAIGYEGNYSTYLESKASRLKVEGQKDAKRAKRLKEELEWVRSNAKGRQAKSKARLARYEEMAAEADKMRKLDFEEIQIPPGPRLGSIVVEVNNLSKAFGDKVLIDDLSFTLPRNGIVGVIGPNGAGKTTLFKMIQGLENPDSGTIKVGETVQISYVDQSRENIDPKKSLWAVVSDELDYINVGQVEMPSRAYVSAFGFKGPDQQKPAGVLSGGERNRLNLALTLKQGGNLLLLDEPTNDLDVETLSSLENALLEFPGAAVVVSHDRWFLDRVATHILAYEGESKWFWFEGNFESYEKNKVERLGADAARPHRATYKKLTRG; from the coding sequence TTGGCTGAGTTCATTTACACCATGCGCAAGACGCGCAAGGCGCACGGCGACAAGGTGATTCTCGACGACGTCACCCTGAGCTTCCTGCCGGGTGCGAAGATCGGTGTGGTCGGTCCGAACGGTGCCGGTAAGTCCACCGTTCTCAAGATCATGGCGGGGCTCGAGCAGCCCTCCAACGGCGACGCGTTCCTGTCGCCCGGGTACAGCGTCGGCATGCTGCTGCAGGAGCCGCCGCTCGACGAGTCCAAGACGGTCCTGGAGAACGTCCAGGACGGCGCCGCCGAGATCATGGGCAAGCTCAAGCGCTTCAACGAGGTCGCCGAGCTCATGGCGACCGATTACTCGGACGCGCTCCTCGACGAGATGGGCAAGCTCCAGGAGGACCTGGACCACGCCAACGCGTGGGACCTGGACGCCCAGCTGGAGCAGGCCATGGACGCCCTGGGCTGCCCGCCCGGCGACTGGCCGGTCACCAACCTCTCCGGTGGTGAGAAGCGCCGCGTCGCGCTGTGCAAGCTGCTGATCGAGGCGCCCGACCTGCTGCTCCTCGACGAGCCCACCAACCACCTGGACGCCGAGTCCGTGCAGTGGCTGGAGCAGCACCTCGCGAAGTACCCCGGCACCGTCGTCGCCGTCACCCACGACCGGTACTTCCTCGACAACGTCGCCGGCTGGATCCTCGAGCTCGACCGCGGCCGCGCCATCGGCTACGAGGGCAACTACTCGACGTACCTGGAGAGCAAGGCCTCCCGCCTCAAGGTCGAGGGCCAGAAGGACGCCAAGCGCGCCAAGCGGCTCAAGGAAGAGCTCGAGTGGGTGCGGTCCAACGCCAAGGGGCGTCAGGCCAAGTCCAAGGCTCGTCTCGCTCGCTACGAGGAGATGGCCGCCGAGGCGGACAAGATGCGGAAGCTGGACTTCGAGGAGATCCAGATCCCGCCGGGCCCCCGCCTGGGCTCCATCGTCGTCGAGGTCAACAACCTCTCCAAGGCCTTCGGTGACAAGGTCCTCATCGACGACCTGTCGTTCACGCTGCCGCGCAACGGCATCGTGGGCGTCATCGGCCCGAACGGCGCCGGCAAGACCACCCTCTTCAAGATGATCCAGGGTCTGGAGAACCCGGACTCCGGCACGATCAAGGTCGGCGAGACCGTCCAGATCTCGTACGTCGACCAGAGCCGCGAGAACATCGACCCGAAGAAGTCGCTGTGGGCCGTCGTCTCGGACGAGCTGGACTACATCAACGTGGGCCAGGTCGAAATGCCCTCGCGCGCGTACGTCTCGGCCTTCGGCTTCAAGGGCCCGGACCAGCAGAAGCCGGCCGGCGTCCTGTCCGGCGGTGAGCGCAACCGTCTGAACCTGGCGCTCACCCTCAAGCAGGGCGGCAACCTGCTGCTCCTCGACGAGCCGACGAACGACCTGGACGTCGAGACCCTGTCCTCGCTCGAGAACGCGCTGCTGGAGTTCCCCGGTGCGGCCGTGGTCGTCTCCCACGACCGCTGGTTCCTGGACCGGGTCGCGACGCACATCCTCGCGTACGAGGGCGAGTCCAAGTGGTTCTGGTTCGAGGGCAACTTCGAGTCGTACGAGAAGAACAAGGTCGAGCGGCTCGGTGCCGACGCGGCCCGCCCGCACCGTGCCACCTACAAGAAGCTGACCCGGGGCTGA
- a CDS encoding pentapeptide repeat-containing protein: MDVPVPAVASDFRGSDFPGSDFRGSDFRGFDFGGGFWVSAPPARNSPRTMQDRVFTYRPTPCGAGRRSTLWKEGWGSRGWGRPRR; this comes from the coding sequence ATGGACGTACCGGTGCCTGCGGTGGCTTCTGATTTCCGCGGCTCCGACTTCCCCGGCTCCGATTTCCGCGGCTCCGATTTCCGCGGCTTCGATTTCGGCGGCGGCTTCTGGGTCTCCGCTCCCCCGGCCCGGAACTCTCCGCGCACGATGCAGGACCGAGTGTTCACATATCGCCCCACCCCGTGCGGAGCCGGGCGAAGAAGCACACTCTGGAAGGAGGGCTGGGGTAGCAGGGGCTGGGGTCGGCCCCGGAGGTGA
- a CDS encoding DUF1876 domain-containing protein, giving the protein MTQTTADMKPTRPQARTAVGWHVEMEFEEDEHRTRAAALLRLADGNEVRAHGYASRHPSDSNQPRVGEEVAGARALNELAMKLLTKAHDEIDEVSGRTSHPLR; this is encoded by the coding sequence ATGACGCAGACGACAGCAGACATGAAGCCGACACGACCGCAGGCACGGACCGCCGTCGGCTGGCACGTCGAGATGGAGTTCGAGGAGGACGAGCACCGCACGCGTGCCGCCGCCCTCCTGCGGCTCGCCGACGGGAACGAGGTGCGCGCGCACGGGTACGCCAGCCGCCATCCCAGCGACTCGAACCAGCCGAGGGTCGGCGAGGAGGTCGCGGGAGCGCGGGCGCTCAACGAGCTGGCGATGAAGCTGCTGACCAAGGCGCACGACGAGATCGACGAGGTGTCGGGCAGAACCTCGCATCCACTGCGGTGA
- a CDS encoding nucleoside hydrolase: protein MPKKIIIDCDPGLDDAIAILLAAGNPDVEIVAVTTVAGNHTLDKVTLNARQVCTLAGLHDVPVAAGADRPLVRDRIIAAEIHGESGMDGPDFIAPAMEADPRHAVDLIVETVLTHPGEITLVPTAPLTNIALALRREPRIATLVKEVVLMGGSYTRGNVTPAAEFNVHADPEAAAIVFSADWPVTMVGLDLTTQAAATPDLLYRIAALDTPVSRFVVDLLHRYNATVGKVHGTTATIHDACAVGRAIDPTLMEAVEAHVEVELRGTATYGMTVTDFRGHIGPPNTLVATELHTERLWDLLIRSLETIAATTRTSTGPNVPQPGGERPERTTPGGTTFGGNTRGRV, encoded by the coding sequence ATGCCCAAGAAGATCATCATCGACTGTGACCCCGGGCTGGACGACGCGATCGCCATCCTGCTCGCCGCCGGGAACCCGGATGTCGAGATCGTCGCCGTCACCACCGTCGCGGGCAACCACACCCTCGACAAGGTCACCCTGAACGCCCGTCAGGTCTGCACCCTGGCCGGCCTGCACGACGTACCCGTCGCAGCGGGCGCCGACCGTCCCCTCGTCCGTGACCGGATCATCGCGGCCGAGATCCACGGCGAATCAGGCATGGACGGCCCGGACTTCATCGCTCCGGCCATGGAGGCCGACCCCCGGCACGCCGTCGACCTCATCGTGGAGACGGTTCTCACCCACCCCGGCGAGATCACGCTCGTCCCCACCGCGCCCCTGACCAACATCGCGCTGGCGCTGCGCCGGGAGCCCCGGATCGCCACGCTGGTCAAGGAGGTCGTCCTCATGGGCGGGTCGTACACCCGTGGCAACGTCACGCCCGCGGCCGAGTTCAACGTCCACGCCGATCCCGAAGCGGCAGCGATCGTCTTCTCGGCGGACTGGCCCGTGACCATGGTCGGTCTCGACCTGACGACGCAGGCCGCCGCCACCCCGGACCTGCTGTACCGCATCGCGGCGCTGGACACGCCGGTGTCCCGGTTCGTCGTCGATCTCCTGCACCGCTACAACGCCACCGTCGGCAAGGTCCACGGCACGACGGCCACGATCCACGACGCGTGCGCGGTCGGCCGTGCCATCGACCCCACCCTGATGGAGGCCGTCGAGGCCCATGTCGAGGTCGAACTGCGCGGCACGGCGACCTACGGGATGACCGTCACCGACTTCCGCGGCCACATCGGCCCGCCGAACACGTTGGTGGCCACCGAACTGCACACCGAACGCCTCTGGGACCTGCTCATCCGCTCACTCGAGACCATCGCGGCCACCACCCGAACGTCCACCGGCCCGAACGTCCCCCAGCCCGGAGGCGAGCGGCCCGAGCGCACAACGCCGGGCGGGACGACCTTCGGAGGGAACACGAGAGGGCGCGTCTGA
- a CDS encoding S8 family serine peptidase encodes MPKVPIPRPGPIALAVAAALTLGVLPASAAVSAYSAGEVSHDDAGHRPPGDAGTHTVTLITGDKVTIGTAADGTVVRSFQAASGATTGFHRAVLDGATYVYPDSALPYVSAGKLDKQLFNVTRLISEGYDDAHSSRLPLIVRYTGAAAKSRTRTKMSGSTEVRRLDSIQGAALAQNHKQAPEFWSSLTGGSGAAARSAKPSFAGGVANVWLDGKVQADLADSTAQIGAQKVWAEGDTGQGVKVAMLDSGADTEHPDLVGQVSDSASFVPGEDDIADYNGHGTHVASTIVGTGSASDGKERGVASGARLAVGKVLNSEGSGQESWIIAGMEWAARDQKARIISMSLGGGGDRTDPMSQAVDELSHDTGALFVIAAGNGGPHSISSPGAADAALTVGAVDSTDTLADFSSQGPRDGDGGLKPEITAPGVDIVAARSHYKRGSGYYTTMSGTSMATPHVAGAAALLASEHPDWTGTQLKEALVSSVKATPAYTPYQAGAGRLDALAAVHTTVFATTTAYSGFHTWPPKPGETDVQTVTYTNVGDAPADLDLAVNGTVPAGLFSLSADHVTVPAHGTATVTLTAVLDKLAGDQSVSAMITGTDGSGAVRARTLIGAAREGRRQNLTVVAKDRAGKPLAGRVVLTAEHLFTVMDLDASGTGTTRLPVGSYSGWLTGDVQGAEGPNSLGMVLLAFNDVKLDQDRTVTLDGRKARRILARVPQQTTAVAPRLDAHRSFTDSLVETSMLPNPSYDSVWALPTGKKVTDGEFEAGARFRLEQPALTLSTKSTTFNDPLVKRAATPLPAGSRNLTAVFAGGGTAEELARQNVRGKAVVVRGAGTEGIKAQAEAAAAAGARLLLVVNDGVGRLEPWDEAPWSPESPAPVTVATLTADQGAELIGSLRHGAVSLKVTSHPTTDYVYDVVHHWTGAVPADPTWREEPKDLGRVNVSFRNYRQGKAMEFRPDVWRGWAVGNQLTAPAQGERTDWVTAGTTWLDDAFIQGETGQHSIDPLQYPARKTGKVSWFGPIQRPRMGPVNYQPVRYLDTMYITAPGWGDSGSGHVGDAGANFDVKDWMSLYQGDQQLDWGNAEYLQVPGLGAERLPYRLVLDNDRGAWANPYSTHTLTEWNFTSAVTGGESAVSLPLIQLDYGVDTDKSGRADRHAGLTVTASHLPGTTAAIAKPSVEVSYDDGATWQRTDLSRCGDGWRTNLRAPRSAGFATLRVGARDSAGNTVSQTITRAFGLR; translated from the coding sequence TTGCCCAAGGTTCCCATCCCCCGGCCCGGGCCGATCGCCCTCGCCGTGGCGGCCGCGCTCACACTCGGCGTCCTACCGGCGTCTGCCGCTGTGTCCGCGTACTCCGCCGGTGAGGTGTCGCACGACGACGCCGGACACCGGCCCCCCGGCGATGCCGGCACCCACACCGTCACCCTGATCACGGGTGACAAGGTCACCATCGGGACCGCCGCCGACGGCACCGTCGTGCGCTCCTTCCAGGCCGCGAGCGGAGCCACCACCGGCTTCCACCGCGCCGTCCTGGACGGCGCCACCTACGTCTACCCCGACTCCGCGCTGCCGTACGTGAGCGCCGGCAAACTCGACAAGCAGCTCTTCAACGTGACGCGGCTGATCTCCGAGGGCTACGACGACGCGCACAGCTCCCGGCTGCCGCTGATCGTGCGCTACACCGGAGCCGCCGCCAAGTCCCGCACCCGGACGAAGATGTCCGGCTCGACCGAGGTCCGCCGCCTGGACAGCATCCAGGGCGCGGCCCTCGCGCAGAACCACAAGCAGGCACCGGAGTTCTGGTCCTCGCTCACCGGGGGTTCCGGCGCGGCGGCCCGGTCCGCGAAGCCGTCCTTCGCGGGCGGCGTCGCCAACGTGTGGCTCGACGGCAAGGTGCAGGCCGACCTGGCCGACTCCACCGCCCAGATCGGCGCCCAGAAAGTATGGGCGGAGGGCGACACCGGCCAGGGCGTGAAGGTCGCGATGCTCGACAGCGGCGCGGACACCGAACACCCGGACCTGGTCGGGCAGGTGTCCGACAGCGCCAGCTTCGTCCCCGGCGAGGACGACATCGCCGACTACAACGGCCACGGCACGCACGTCGCCTCGACCATCGTCGGCACGGGCAGTGCCTCCGACGGCAAGGAGCGGGGTGTCGCCTCCGGCGCCCGGCTGGCCGTCGGCAAGGTGCTCAACTCCGAGGGCAGCGGCCAGGAATCCTGGATCATCGCGGGCATGGAGTGGGCCGCCCGCGACCAGAAGGCCAGGATCATCAGCATGAGCCTGGGCGGCGGCGGTGACAGGACCGACCCGATGAGCCAGGCCGTCGACGAACTCAGCCACGACACGGGCGCGTTGTTCGTGATCGCGGCGGGCAACGGCGGCCCGCACTCCATCAGCAGCCCCGGTGCCGCGGACGCCGCGCTGACCGTCGGCGCCGTCGACTCCACCGACACGCTCGCCGACTTCTCCAGCCAGGGCCCGCGGGACGGCGACGGCGGGCTGAAGCCGGAGATCACCGCGCCCGGCGTCGACATCGTCGCGGCGCGCTCGCACTACAAGCGCGGCTCCGGCTACTACACCACGATGAGCGGTACGTCGATGGCGACGCCGCACGTCGCCGGTGCCGCCGCCCTCCTCGCCTCCGAGCACCCCGACTGGACGGGCACCCAGCTCAAGGAGGCGCTGGTCAGCAGCGTCAAGGCAACCCCGGCGTACACCCCGTACCAGGCGGGTGCCGGCCGGCTCGACGCGCTGGCGGCCGTGCACACCACGGTCTTCGCCACCACGACCGCGTACTCCGGCTTCCACACGTGGCCCCCGAAGCCCGGAGAGACCGACGTCCAGACGGTGACGTACACCAACGTCGGCGACGCCCCGGCCGACCTCGACCTGGCGGTCAACGGCACCGTCCCGGCAGGGTTGTTCAGCCTCTCCGCCGACCACGTCACCGTGCCCGCCCACGGCACCGCCACGGTCACCCTGACGGCGGTTCTGGACAAGCTGGCCGGCGACCAGTCGGTCAGCGCCATGATCACCGGTACGGACGGCAGCGGAGCCGTCCGCGCCCGGACCCTGATCGGCGCGGCCCGAGAGGGCCGGCGCCAGAATCTGACCGTCGTCGCGAAGGACCGTGCGGGCAAGCCGCTGGCGGGACGGGTCGTCCTCACCGCGGAGCACCTCTTCACGGTGATGGACCTCGACGCGTCCGGCACCGGCACCACGCGGCTGCCCGTCGGCAGCTACAGCGGCTGGCTCACCGGGGACGTGCAGGGCGCCGAAGGCCCGAACTCGCTCGGCATGGTGCTACTCGCCTTCAACGACGTGAAGCTGGACCAGGACCGCACCGTCACGCTGGACGGCCGCAAGGCGCGCCGGATCCTGGCGCGCGTGCCGCAGCAGACCACCGCCGTCGCGCCGCGCCTGGACGCCCACCGGTCCTTCACCGACAGCCTGGTGGAGACGTCGATGCTGCCCAACCCGTCGTACGACAGCGTCTGGGCGCTCCCGACCGGCAAGAAGGTCACCGACGGCGAGTTCGAGGCCGGCGCCCGCTTCCGCCTCGAGCAGCCGGCGCTGACCTTGAGCACGAAGTCGACGACCTTCAACGACCCGCTGGTCAAGCGCGCGGCCACGCCGCTGCCCGCCGGTAGCCGGAACCTGACGGCGGTCTTCGCCGGCGGCGGCACGGCCGAGGAGCTCGCGCGGCAGAACGTGCGCGGCAAGGCCGTCGTGGTGCGCGGCGCGGGCACGGAAGGGATCAAGGCGCAGGCGGAGGCGGCCGCGGCGGCCGGTGCCCGGCTGCTGCTGGTCGTCAACGACGGCGTCGGCCGTCTGGAGCCCTGGGACGAGGCCCCCTGGAGCCCGGAGAGCCCGGCCCCGGTGACGGTGGCGACGCTCACCGCCGACCAGGGCGCGGAGCTGATCGGCTCGCTCCGGCACGGCGCGGTGTCGCTGAAGGTCACCTCGCACCCCACGACGGACTACGTCTACGACGTGGTGCACCACTGGACCGGAGCCGTCCCGGCGGACCCGACCTGGCGCGAGGAGCCCAAGGACCTCGGCCGGGTGAACGTCTCCTTCCGGAACTACCGGCAGGGCAAGGCGATGGAGTTCCGTCCGGACGTCTGGCGCGGCTGGGCCGTCGGGAACCAGCTCACGGCGCCCGCCCAGGGCGAGCGCACCGACTGGGTCACCGCCGGCACCACGTGGCTGGACGACGCCTTCATCCAGGGCGAGACCGGACAGCACTCCATCGACCCGCTGCAGTACCCGGCGCGCAAGACCGGCAAGGTCAGCTGGTTCGGCCCGATCCAGCGGCCCCGCATGGGCCCGGTGAACTACCAGCCCGTGCGCTACCTCGACACGATGTACATCACCGCGCCCGGCTGGGGCGACTCGGGGTCCGGCCACGTCGGCGACGCCGGCGCGAACTTCGACGTCAAGGACTGGATGTCGCTCTACCAGGGCGACCAGCAGCTCGACTGGGGCAACGCCGAGTACCTGCAGGTTCCCGGGCTCGGTGCGGAGCGCCTGCCCTACCGGCTGGTCCTCGACAACGACCGTGGCGCCTGGGCCAACCCGTACTCGACGCACACGCTGACCGAGTGGAACTTCACCTCCGCGGTCACCGGCGGCGAGTCGGCGGTGTCACTGCCGCTGATCCAGCTCGACTACGGCGTGGACACCGACAAGTCCGGCCGCGCCGACCGGCACGCCGGGCTGACGGTGACCGCCTCGCACCTGCCGGGCACCACCGCCGCCATCGCGAAGCCGTCCGTCGAGGTCTCCTACGACGACGGTGCGACCTGGCAGCGGACCGACCTGAGCCGGTGCGGTGACGGATGGCGGACGAACCTGCGCGCGCCGCGGTCGGCCGGCTTCGCCACCCTTCGGGTCGGCGCCCGGGACAGCGCGGGCAACACCGTCTCGCAGACGATCACCCGGGCCTTCGGCCTGCGCTGA
- a CDS encoding VCBS repeat-containing protein — protein sequence MTSQFRAVLGIALTPVLTLAAAAPAAAHTTAAVAATGTTATATGTAPAAVETRAPGPWGTRTLHAPNPNPVSASGGVNALESAGNGALVSLTGDGLSRSTRIRPAGSTRWLAPQTWPDAGGYNTELVSLGDGSVRLVWRGERADDHNNYWLKVATLAPGATAFSEPEYVAAVPQKGYHHLAAAPDGRLVAVWSVSGVVKAAEKTGPRAAWTAPADLNEQPPSGSRDISGMDLAVAKDGTALLVWQWQASKAVVALEKAPGASAWTAAQDFPVPGVDLARPKVFADPQGGFDVFYDDTAHLMHTRRPVGATQWSTPRSAANYGSTYGMTAPVYLPDGDLFVAGGPGYSTGPWYAVRSAATGAWQPYTQPFSTHEKVRAVDAAATSGGTVTVTWREGYSSEEYTMAAVFKGGTWSAPRRLSATSAQFTGAPQVAADELGRPVVLWDEYKRTETNSFVLDGVYQATTTSRALPKWRDYTDDGKADLFGRNSTGLKVYAGDATKLSAGQRASSWPTGTLVLPFGDLDGDHCSDVFVRYPKGEARVYPTICGGLPDQQSFHVKVSSDWSGYDAVVSPGDVTGDGRADLLTRSASTGKLYLYANNGAGGFKARSLAGSGFGGYKRLIAAGDLDGDGKNDLLALDASNELWRFRGTGAGTFTPRSLVFKDWGTSYKDVVGGLDLSGDGRADLISLDKDGRAWLNRGNGHGGFDNRSQVGKATNWSDIRIS from the coding sequence ATGACTTCGCAGTTCCGCGCGGTGCTCGGCATCGCGCTCACTCCCGTCCTCACCCTGGCGGCCGCGGCCCCGGCCGCCGCCCACACCACGGCCGCGGTCGCGGCCACCGGCACCACCGCCACGGCCACCGGCACTGCCCCGGCCGCCGTCGAGACGCGTGCGCCGGGCCCGTGGGGCACCCGCACCCTGCACGCCCCGAACCCCAACCCCGTCTCCGCCTCGGGTGGGGTGAACGCCTTGGAGTCGGCCGGGAACGGCGCCCTCGTCTCCCTCACCGGCGACGGGCTCTCCCGTTCCACCCGGATCCGGCCCGCCGGCAGCACCCGCTGGCTCGCCCCGCAGACCTGGCCGGACGCCGGCGGGTACAACACCGAGCTTGTCTCGCTCGGCGACGGGTCAGTGCGTCTGGTCTGGCGGGGCGAGCGTGCCGACGACCACAACAACTACTGGCTGAAGGTGGCCACCCTCGCGCCCGGCGCGACCGCCTTCTCCGAGCCCGAGTACGTCGCCGCGGTCCCCCAGAAGGGCTACCACCACCTGGCGGCGGCCCCCGACGGCCGGCTGGTCGCCGTGTGGTCGGTCTCCGGTGTGGTGAAGGCCGCCGAGAAGACCGGCCCGCGGGCCGCGTGGACCGCTCCGGCCGACCTCAACGAGCAGCCGCCGTCCGGCAGCCGGGACATTTCCGGCATGGACCTGGCGGTCGCCAAGGACGGCACCGCCCTGCTGGTGTGGCAGTGGCAGGCAAGCAAGGCCGTCGTCGCCCTGGAGAAGGCCCCCGGTGCGTCCGCCTGGACCGCGGCCCAGGACTTCCCGGTCCCGGGCGTGGACCTGGCGCGCCCGAAGGTGTTCGCTGATCCACAGGGCGGCTTCGACGTCTTCTACGACGACACCGCGCACCTCATGCACACGCGCCGGCCCGTCGGCGCCACGCAGTGGAGCACCCCGCGGTCCGCCGCCAACTATGGCAGCACGTACGGGATGACGGCGCCCGTCTACCTGCCCGACGGCGACCTCTTCGTCGCCGGCGGGCCCGGCTACTCGACCGGCCCCTGGTACGCGGTGCGCTCGGCGGCCACTGGCGCCTGGCAGCCGTACACGCAGCCCTTCTCCACGCACGAGAAGGTGCGCGCGGTCGACGCGGCCGCCACCTCGGGCGGCACGGTCACGGTGACGTGGCGGGAGGGCTACTCGAGCGAGGAGTACACGATGGCCGCCGTCTTCAAGGGCGGCACCTGGTCCGCCCCGCGGCGGCTGAGCGCGACGAGTGCCCAGTTCACCGGGGCGCCCCAGGTGGCCGCCGACGAGCTCGGCCGGCCCGTCGTGCTGTGGGACGAGTACAAGCGGACCGAGACGAACAGCTTCGTCCTGGACGGCGTCTACCAGGCCACCACCACCAGCCGGGCGTTGCCCAAGTGGCGTGACTACACGGACGACGGCAAGGCCGACCTGTTCGGCCGCAACAGCACCGGGCTGAAGGTGTACGCGGGCGACGCGACGAAGCTGTCCGCGGGGCAGCGCGCGAGCAGCTGGCCGACGGGCACGCTCGTGCTGCCGTTCGGCGACCTCGACGGCGACCACTGCAGCGACGTGTTCGTCCGCTACCCGAAGGGCGAGGCCCGCGTCTACCCGACGATCTGCGGCGGGCTGCCCGACCAGCAGTCGTTCCACGTCAAGGTCTCCTCGGACTGGAGCGGGTACGACGCGGTCGTCTCGCCAGGCGACGTGACGGGCGACGGGCGGGCCGACCTGCTGACCCGGTCCGCCTCGACCGGGAAGCTCTACTTGTACGCGAACAACGGCGCGGGCGGCTTCAAGGCCCGCTCGCTCGCCGGGTCCGGCTTCGGCGGCTACAAGAGGCTGATCGCCGCCGGGGACCTCGACGGCGACGGCAAGAACGACCTGCTGGCCCTCGACGCGTCGAACGAGCTGTGGCGGTTCAGGGGTACCGGCGCCGGCACGTTCACGCCCCGGTCGCTGGTCTTCAAGGACTGGGGCACCTCCTACAAGGACGTCGTCGGCGGGCTCGATCTGTCCGGGGACGGCCGGGCCGACCTGATCTCGCTGGACAAGGACGGCCGGGCCTGGCTGAACCGGGGCAACGGCCACGGCGGCTTCGACAACCGGTCGCAGGTCGGCAAGGCCACGAACTGGTCGGACATCCGCATCTCCTAA